From Ramlibacter tataouinensis, the proteins below share one genomic window:
- the recB gene encoding exodeoxyribonuclease V subunit beta — MTSPVMLEPLAFPLRGNSLIEASAGTGKTFTIAALYLRLVLDHGGPAASFGRQLVPPEILVVTFTEAATKELRDRIRARLADAARAFQQEPDPGDELLRALRASYPREQWPACARLLQGAAEWMDEAAVSTIHAWCNRMLREHAFDSGSLFEQTLVTDIEELFEEAAHDYWRSFFYGLDAQEAERVREWWPNVGAFTAQVRALLANAQSLPEGAEPKQALAAAGVEGARELEALKAPWKRWAGELKALLQQACDAGHIQRTHCRHVLNFAGKMCDWVEGPEPWPLGATSTGWQRLTRAGIAQVWSGDKSLDHPALAAMENLKAALEAMPDGRDAILSHAARWVAQRMGRAQRRQAQMGFDDLLAQLHEALQRPVTGERLAQTIRAQFPVALIDEFQDTDPVQYGIFRKIYGAPARQAASALVLIGDPKQAIYAFRGADIYTYLAARRATAGRHFTLGMNYRSSEPMVRAVNQLFMRAEQREGSGAFRFRAPGTDPLPFFEVQAGGRPDGFEVHGAPAPALTCWWSEERDAGGYRSAMADACAAEIVRLLRLAQDGEAGFRNAGGVLRPLHPRDIAVLVNDRTEAQAVRAALSRGGVRSVYLSDRDSVFKTAAAAELQRLLPACAAPEDGALVRAALATPLLALSWAELDALGEDELTWEQRIEQFRGYLQQWRRQGVLPMVRQLLNDFDVPRRLLSAGDERQLTDLLHLAELLQQASGLLQGEHALVRHLAEERATGSELGENRQVRLESDADLLKVVTVHKSKGLQYPLVFLPFPCTCRPVRASAVQVKYHDEDGHLRVSLRPNAPQVRQADEERLGEDLRKLYVALTRAVHATWIGVAPTRDLPQTALGWLLDVPGLAAESLQEAVRAGGAVVAPAPVHSGERVPHGGEMAGSLAAPLVAAAARERWWIASYSRLLGAMEAVPHASDSPEQANYEEGSAEAEGGGAAATAQPSAGTLHAFPRGAAAGTFLHGLLEWAGQQGFAPAELEAGVARRCVTAAWKEQLPVLRDWLQQWLVTPLRLPDATAVAPAQLRACQVEMEFWFSARAVSVRALDQLVTRHTLAGEARPAVGAAQLNGMLKGFIDLVFEHEGRYYVADYKSNWLGPADADYTARAMRNEVLAKRYDLQYCLYLLALHRLLRARLPGYDYDRHVGGAVYLFLRGHAAATQGLHLERPPRALMDALDALFQGAKLELDA, encoded by the coding sequence ATGACTTCGCCCGTCATGCTCGAGCCGCTGGCGTTCCCGCTGCGCGGCAACTCGCTGATCGAGGCCAGCGCCGGCACCGGCAAGACCTTCACCATCGCCGCGCTCTACCTGCGGCTGGTGCTGGACCACGGCGGGCCGGCGGCCAGCTTCGGCCGGCAGCTGGTGCCGCCGGAGATCCTGGTGGTCACCTTCACCGAAGCGGCGACCAAGGAGTTGCGCGATCGTATCCGCGCGCGCCTGGCTGATGCGGCCCGGGCCTTCCAGCAGGAGCCCGATCCGGGCGACGAGCTGCTGCGGGCGCTGCGGGCGAGCTATCCGCGCGAGCAATGGCCCGCCTGCGCGCGCCTGTTGCAAGGCGCGGCGGAATGGATGGACGAAGCTGCCGTTTCGACGATCCATGCCTGGTGCAATCGCATGCTGCGCGAGCATGCGTTCGACAGCGGCAGCCTGTTCGAGCAGACGCTGGTCACCGACATCGAAGAATTGTTCGAGGAGGCGGCGCACGACTATTGGCGCAGCTTCTTCTATGGGCTGGATGCGCAGGAAGCCGAGCGCGTGCGGGAGTGGTGGCCCAACGTCGGCGCCTTCACCGCGCAGGTCCGCGCGCTGCTGGCGAATGCCCAGTCCCTGCCCGAAGGCGCCGAGCCGAAGCAGGCGCTGGCAGCGGCGGGCGTCGAGGGCGCGCGGGAGCTGGAGGCGCTGAAGGCGCCCTGGAAGCGCTGGGCCGGCGAACTGAAGGCGCTGCTGCAACAGGCCTGCGACGCCGGCCACATCCAGCGCACGCATTGCCGCCATGTCCTGAACTTCGCGGGCAAGATGTGCGACTGGGTTGAGGGCCCCGAGCCCTGGCCCCTGGGGGCCACCAGCACGGGCTGGCAGCGGCTCACGCGCGCCGGGATCGCGCAGGTGTGGTCCGGCGACAAGTCGCTGGATCACCCCGCGCTGGCCGCGATGGAAAACCTGAAGGCCGCGCTGGAAGCCATGCCCGACGGCCGCGACGCCATCCTCAGCCACGCCGCCCGCTGGGTGGCGCAGCGCATGGGCCGCGCGCAACGCCGCCAGGCGCAGATGGGATTCGACGACCTGCTGGCGCAGCTGCACGAGGCCCTGCAGCGGCCGGTCACGGGCGAGCGGCTGGCGCAGACCATACGCGCGCAGTTCCCGGTGGCGCTGATCGACGAGTTCCAGGACACAGATCCGGTGCAGTACGGAATCTTCCGGAAGATCTACGGCGCGCCCGCGAGGCAGGCCGCCAGCGCGCTGGTCCTGATCGGCGACCCCAAGCAGGCGATCTACGCCTTCCGCGGCGCCGACATCTACACCTACCTGGCGGCGCGCCGCGCCACGGCGGGCCGCCATTTCACGCTGGGGATGAACTACCGCTCCAGCGAGCCCATGGTCCGCGCCGTGAACCAGCTTTTCATGCGAGCCGAGCAGCGCGAGGGCAGCGGCGCCTTCCGCTTCCGCGCCCCAGGCACCGACCCGCTGCCCTTCTTCGAGGTGCAGGCCGGGGGCCGGCCGGACGGTTTCGAGGTCCACGGCGCACCGGCCCCGGCGCTGACCTGCTGGTGGTCCGAGGAGCGTGACGCCGGCGGCTACCGGTCCGCCATGGCCGACGCCTGCGCGGCGGAGATCGTGCGGCTGCTGCGGCTGGCGCAGGACGGCGAAGCGGGCTTCAGGAATGCCGGGGGCGTGCTGCGGCCGCTTCATCCGCGCGACATCGCAGTGCTGGTCAACGACCGGACGGAGGCGCAGGCCGTGCGCGCGGCGCTGTCCCGGGGCGGCGTGCGCAGCGTCTATCTCTCCGACCGCGACAGCGTGTTCAAGACCGCCGCGGCCGCCGAGCTGCAGCGGCTGCTGCCGGCCTGCGCGGCGCCAGAAGACGGCGCACTGGTTCGCGCCGCGCTGGCCACGCCGCTGCTCGCGCTGTCCTGGGCCGAGCTCGACGCGCTGGGCGAGGACGAGCTGACGTGGGAGCAGCGCATCGAGCAGTTCCGCGGCTATCTGCAGCAGTGGCGGCGCCAAGGCGTGCTGCCGATGGTCCGCCAGCTTCTCAACGACTTCGACGTGCCGCGGCGCCTGCTGTCGGCCGGCGACGAGCGCCAGCTCACCGACCTGCTGCACCTGGCCGAGCTGCTGCAGCAGGCCAGCGGGCTGCTGCAGGGCGAGCATGCGCTGGTGCGCCATCTGGCCGAGGAGCGGGCCACGGGCAGCGAGCTGGGCGAGAACCGGCAGGTCCGCCTGGAAAGCGATGCCGATTTGCTGAAGGTCGTGACCGTCCACAAGTCCAAGGGACTGCAGTACCCGCTGGTGTTCCTGCCTTTCCCCTGCACCTGCCGGCCGGTGCGGGCGAGCGCGGTGCAGGTCAAGTACCACGACGAGGACGGCCACCTGCGCGTCTCGCTTCGCCCGAATGCGCCGCAGGTGCGGCAGGCCGACGAGGAGCGGCTGGGCGAGGATCTGCGCAAGTTGTACGTGGCGCTGACGCGTGCGGTGCACGCGACCTGGATCGGCGTGGCGCCCACGCGCGATCTGCCGCAAACGGCATTGGGCTGGCTGCTGGATGTGCCCGGTCTGGCCGCCGAGTCGCTGCAGGAGGCCGTGCGCGCGGGCGGCGCTGTCGTGGCGCCGGCGCCGGTGCACTCGGGTGAGCGCGTGCCCCATGGCGGCGAGATGGCCGGGTCGTTGGCCGCTCCGCTGGTCGCGGCGGCGGCGCGCGAGCGCTGGTGGATCGCCAGCTACTCGCGCCTGCTCGGCGCGATGGAAGCGGTCCCGCACGCGTCCGACAGCCCGGAGCAGGCCAACTACGAAGAGGGCTCGGCCGAAGCCGAGGGCGGCGGCGCGGCCGCAACGGCGCAGCCCTCCGCCGGAACGCTGCATGCCTTCCCGCGGGGCGCGGCGGCCGGCACCTTCCTGCACGGGCTGCTCGAATGGGCCGGCCAGCAGGGCTTCGCGCCGGCCGAGCTCGAAGCCGGCGTCGCGCGGCGCTGCGTGACCGCCGCCTGGAAAGAGCAGCTGCCGGTGCTGCGCGACTGGCTGCAGCAGTGGCTCGTCACGCCGCTGCGGCTTCCGGACGCGACGGCGGTGGCCCCGGCGCAGCTGCGTGCCTGCCAGGTCGAGATGGAGTTCTGGTTTTCGGCGCGCGCGGTGAGCGTGCGCGCGCTCGACCAGCTGGTGACGCGGCACACGCTGGCCGGCGAGGCGCGGCCGGCGGTCGGTGCCGCCCAGCTCAACGGCATGCTCAAGGGATTCATCGACCTGGTGTTCGAGCACGAGGGCCGCTACTACGTCGCCGACTACAAGTCCAACTGGCTGGGCCCGGCCGATGCCGACTACACCGCGCGCGCGATGCGCAACGAGGTGCTGGCCAAGCGCTATGACCTCCAGTACTGCCTGTACCTGCTGGCGCTGCACCGGCTGCTGCGGGCGCGCCTGCCCGGCTACGACTACGACCGCCATGTGGGCGGCGCCGTGTACCTCTTCCTGCGCGGGCATGCGGCGGCCACGCAGGGCCTGCACCTGGAGCGGCCGCCCCGCGCCCTGATGGACGCGCTGGACGCGCTGTTCCAGGGAGCGAAGCTGGAGCTGGACGCATGA
- a CDS encoding hemerythrin domain-containing protein → MAGTALRIIRDEHVAIAAMLRSLEMLVLRGRGRSRDRFFDTVRAMLFYLDEFPEKRHHRIESELLFPPLVRCAPELLPVIERLEIDHGAGESKVRELQHLLLAWEIVGASRKEAFCQALHEYVRFYLEHMQVEEKQLLPTAQAKFSPQDWEKLDAAFVAGLDPLAGGPRDPVYDDLFTRIVTQTPAPIGVGDD, encoded by the coding sequence ATGGCTGGCACCGCTCTTCGCATCATCCGTGACGAACACGTGGCGATCGCCGCGATGTTGCGTTCACTCGAAATGCTCGTCCTGCGCGGACGGGGGCGCAGCCGTGATCGCTTCTTCGACACGGTGCGCGCCATGCTCTTTTATCTCGACGAGTTTCCGGAGAAGCGGCACCACCGCATCGAGTCCGAGCTGCTGTTTCCGCCGCTGGTGCGCTGCGCCCCCGAACTGCTGCCGGTGATCGAGCGGTTGGAGATCGACCATGGCGCCGGGGAAAGCAAAGTGCGCGAACTGCAGCACCTGCTGCTGGCCTGGGAGATCGTCGGCGCCAGCCGCAAGGAGGCCTTTTGCCAGGCCCTGCACGAGTACGTGCGCTTCTACCTGGAGCACATGCAGGTCGAGGAAAAGCAGCTGCTGCCCACGGCGCAGGCGAAGTTCAGCCCGCAGGACTGGGAGAAGCTGGACGCGGCCTTCGTGGCCGGGCTGGACCCGCTCGCCGGTGGCCCGCGCGATCCCGTCTATGACGATCTGTTCACGCGCATCGTGACGCAGACACCGGCGCCGATTGGGGTCGGGGACGACTGA
- a CDS encoding response regulator, with amino-acid sequence MNVSARVLVVDDDPSVRALLREYLQGHGFEIAEAATGSEMREQIERELPDAVLLDVRLPGEDGLVLARYLREHYDLGIIMVTASGDVVDRVVGLEVGADDYIAKPFDLRELLARLKSVLRRSQATPGGKGPLAEAEPQPSAPPSRRKRFGRCEVDLESHRMFEVGGPEVTITAMEFDLLSTFLANPNRVLTRDQLLQQTRHREWEPFDRSIDIRIGRLRRKVEPDPGGEPQCIRTVRNAGYMFVPGSSSSG; translated from the coding sequence ATGAACGTAAGCGCACGCGTGCTGGTGGTCGACGACGACCCGTCGGTGCGCGCGCTGCTGCGCGAATACCTGCAGGGCCATGGGTTCGAGATTGCCGAGGCGGCTACCGGATCGGAGATGCGCGAGCAGATCGAGCGCGAGCTGCCCGACGCCGTGCTGCTGGACGTGCGGCTGCCGGGCGAGGACGGCCTGGTGCTGGCTCGCTACCTGCGCGAGCACTACGACCTGGGCATCATCATGGTCACGGCTTCCGGCGACGTGGTGGACCGGGTGGTCGGCCTGGAGGTCGGCGCGGACGACTACATCGCCAAGCCCTTCGATTTGCGCGAACTGCTGGCCCGCCTCAAGAGTGTGCTGCGCCGGTCGCAGGCGACGCCGGGCGGCAAAGGCCCCCTGGCCGAAGCCGAGCCGCAGCCCAGCGCGCCGCCGTCGCGCCGCAAGCGCTTCGGCCGCTGCGAGGTCGACCTCGAGTCGCACCGCATGTTCGAGGTGGGCGGCCCGGAAGTCACCATCACGGCGATGGAGTTCGACCTGCTCAGCACCTTCCTTGCGAACCCCAACCGGGTGCTGACGCGCGACCAGCTGCTGCAGCAGACGCGCCACCGCGAGTGGGAGCCGTTCGACCGTTCGATCGACATCCGCATCGGGCGCCTGCGCCGCAAGGTCGAGCCCGATCCGGGCGGCGAGCCGCAGTGCATCCGGACCGTCCGCAACGCCGGCTACATGTTCGTGCCCGGCAGCAGCAGCAGCGGCTGA
- the recD gene encoding exodeoxyribonuclease V subunit alpha, whose amino-acid sequence MIANEHDMPDRARECLQQLRVWVDAGWLRELDFVFAAFLARESPDADPLLLLAAALASHQLGRGHVCLEPAAVLKDPALVLALPPERAEEAGRHADAAPAKTPVEWLSGLAPAAWVAALSNERLVGSGAGDTPLVLAGSRLYLRRYWQYEQTVRAAIEQRVAAEPLDASTAGSLRQALDALFGPAASAGGEPDWQKIACALAVRSHFGIVTGGPGTGKTTTVVKLLAVLQHLAPRDAQGKLRPLRIRLAAPTGKAAARLNESIAGAVKDLPLGGLPDAQALREAIPTEVTTVHRLLVPVPGTRRFRHDARNPLPLDVLVLDEASMVGLEAMAAVVAALAPRTRLVLLGDKDQLASVEAGGLFGQLCRWADAGRYTAATRDWVYTVSGEAIPPAQADDAGRPLDQCVVKLRKSWRFGEGSGIGQLAQAVNEGDVKRIQEIRSKGRADLAWLDLANSEAGLRRLVLEGGPEFFGGRGQGRLESSGVVAPPVGLSHYLGVMNRGPRSDAQEDIDTWARGVLDASLSFQLLCAVRGGRHGVERLNERIADLLHAEGLVAAAQGWFAGRPVMVTHNDYTLGLMNGDIGIALQVPEQGKPMLRVAFPANGGGVRWVLPSRLESVETAFAMTVHKSQGSEFVHTALVLPDRPSPVLTRELVYTAVTRAKSWFTLAGPLKDGLLEQAVQRPTLRAGGLF is encoded by the coding sequence ATGATCGCCAACGAGCACGACATGCCCGATCGCGCGCGCGAGTGCCTGCAGCAGCTGCGCGTGTGGGTCGATGCGGGCTGGCTGCGCGAGCTCGACTTCGTATTTGCGGCCTTCCTGGCGCGCGAGTCGCCGGACGCCGATCCACTGCTGCTGCTCGCGGCGGCCCTGGCCAGCCACCAGCTCGGCCGCGGCCATGTGTGCCTGGAGCCGGCCGCGGTGCTGAAAGACCCCGCGCTGGTGCTGGCGCTGCCGCCCGAGCGCGCTGAGGAGGCCGGTCGCCATGCGGACGCTGCGCCCGCCAAGACGCCGGTCGAATGGCTGTCCGGCCTGGCGCCTGCCGCCTGGGTCGCCGCGCTATCGAATGAGCGCCTGGTCGGCAGCGGTGCGGGCGACACGCCGCTGGTGCTGGCCGGCTCGCGCCTCTACCTGCGCCGCTACTGGCAATACGAGCAAACGGTGCGGGCGGCGATCGAGCAGCGGGTGGCAGCGGAACCGCTGGACGCATCCACGGCTGGCAGCCTGCGCCAGGCGCTCGATGCGCTGTTCGGTCCCGCGGCTTCGGCCGGCGGCGAGCCGGACTGGCAGAAGATCGCCTGCGCGCTGGCAGTGCGTTCGCACTTCGGCATCGTCACCGGCGGCCCGGGCACTGGCAAGACCACGACGGTGGTGAAGCTGCTGGCGGTGCTGCAGCACCTCGCGCCGCGCGATGCGCAGGGGAAGCTGCGACCCCTGCGCATCCGCCTGGCGGCGCCGACCGGCAAGGCCGCCGCGCGCCTGAACGAATCCATCGCCGGCGCGGTGAAGGACCTGCCGCTGGGCGGCCTGCCGGATGCACAGGCGCTGCGCGAGGCGATTCCCACCGAGGTGACCACGGTGCATCGGCTGCTGGTCCCGGTGCCCGGCACGCGGCGCTTCCGCCATGACGCGCGCAACCCGCTGCCGCTGGACGTGCTGGTGCTGGACGAAGCCTCGATGGTGGGCCTGGAGGCGATGGCGGCCGTGGTCGCCGCGCTGGCGCCGCGCACCCGCCTCGTGCTGCTGGGCGACAAGGACCAGCTCGCCTCGGTGGAGGCCGGCGGCCTGTTTGGCCAGCTGTGCCGCTGGGCCGACGCCGGGCGCTACACCGCCGCCACGCGCGACTGGGTGTACACGGTGAGCGGCGAGGCCATTCCGCCGGCCCAGGCCGACGATGCCGGCAGGCCGCTCGACCAGTGCGTGGTCAAGCTGCGCAAGAGCTGGCGTTTCGGCGAAGGCAGCGGGATCGGGCAGCTCGCCCAGGCCGTCAACGAGGGCGACGTGAAGCGGATCCAGGAGATCCGCAGCAAGGGCCGCGCCGACCTCGCGTGGCTGGACCTGGCGAACAGCGAAGCGGGACTGCGCCGGCTGGTGCTGGAGGGCGGACCCGAGTTCTTCGGCGGGCGCGGGCAGGGCCGCCTGGAGAGTTCAGGGGTGGTCGCGCCGCCTGTGGGCCTGTCGCACTACCTGGGCGTGATGAATCGCGGTCCCCGCAGCGACGCCCAGGAGGACATCGACACCTGGGCGCGCGGCGTGCTGGACGCCAGCCTGTCGTTCCAGCTGCTGTGCGCGGTGCGCGGCGGCCGCCATGGCGTCGAGCGCCTCAACGAGCGCATCGCCGACTTGCTGCACGCCGAAGGCCTGGTTGCCGCGGCGCAGGGCTGGTTCGCCGGGCGGCCGGTGATGGTCACGCACAACGACTACACGCTGGGCCTGATGAACGGCGACATCGGCATCGCGCTGCAGGTGCCGGAACAGGGCAAGCCCATGCTGCGCGTGGCCTTTCCCGCCAATGGCGGCGGCGTGCGCTGGGTGCTGCCCAGTCGCCTCGAATCGGTGGAAACCGCGTTCGCCATGACGGTGCACAAGTCGCAGGGCTCGGAGTTCGTGCACACCGCGCTGGTCCTGCCGGACCGGCCCAGCCCGGTGCTCACGCGCGAACTGGTGTACACCGCGGTCACACGCGCCAAGTCCTGGTTCACCCTCGCCGGTCCGCTGAAGGACGGCCTGCTCGAACAAGCCGTGCAGCGCCCGACGCTTCGCGCCGGCGGGTTGTTTTGA
- the recC gene encoding exodeoxyribonuclease V subunit gamma: protein MALTSESLTPGFMVVHGNHPEALCELMVAWMKAHPLAPLEDEVVLVQSSGIAQWLKLALAADVTAGGAGVAAAVRTRLPAQALWDVYRAVLGREQVPPQSPFDKSQLPWWLMRLLPGLLAQPEFEPLRRFLDSDEDGRKKYQLAVRLADLLDQYQVYRADWLARWAQGEDVLALAGDERIALPEAMRWQPLLWRALLQDAKQEGKLAASRAQVHEDFLQAVGRWQGQAPAGLPRRVTVFGVSSLPAQTLEALAAVSRWSQVLLCVHNPCRHDWSHIVAERDVQRARRQQRRPGLARAGDDALHLDTHPLLAAWGRQGRDFVRLLDEYDRRDAYEAQFQAIDQRIDLFSSNPGDSLLRQLQDDILELRPLAETQSQWPPVAPHDSSIAFHIAHGPQREVEVLHDQLLKAFSEDPTLQPRDVIVMVPDITDYAAHIQAVFGPVEPGDARYLPFYIADQGQRQRDPLLGAIEQLLSLPESRLGASSVLDLLHVPALRARFGIDEDQLPLVRQWVDGANIRWGLHASHRGALDLPERIEGNSWAFGLRRMLLGYAVGEGEHWNGIEPMVDVGGLEAALLGPLVRLADALEKHWGELREPGAPEQWAQRLQQLLDDFFEAADGTADGLTLLRARAALQEWRQACEDAQLSEPLTLAVVRDHWLGRLEPQGLRQPFFAGGVTFASLMPMRAIPFRWVALLGMNDGDYPRSRPPMDFDLMARDHRPGDRSRREDDRYLFLEALLSARDHLHLSWVGRSIQDNELRPASVLVAQLRDHLAAGWRLQGDPGQDLLAALTVEHRLQPFHPAYFDGSSPRLFSYAGEWRRSLAAGELPPAAPGVLAPPANGRAITLKQLGDFLKNPARAFLRQRLRIHFGDDDPVTRDEEPFDLDGLENWQLQDELIRAQKAAVDTGGGREEALAAALARITRRGDLPHGAFGAQVLAQLEEPMPKLFEAYVEQLQRWPQVLADEPLEWSAAGDDPLQLHDWLTGLRTNEAGERCRLVLASTGIVSGRNQAWRLEQLLPHWAAHLAGHLGGAGMTTVILSKAGQALLPPLPPESVQAWWAALLQAWDEGMRRPLPFAPQPAMAWLKADAADAAQEAEKAHAEELKRDLSFARAYPDFDALWDEGAFVTWIDRLLRPLRDQLRTPGPQGEGGS, encoded by the coding sequence ATGGCGCTGACCAGCGAGTCCCTGACCCCCGGCTTCATGGTGGTTCACGGCAACCATCCCGAGGCGCTGTGCGAGCTGATGGTGGCCTGGATGAAGGCCCATCCGCTCGCGCCCCTGGAGGACGAGGTGGTGCTGGTGCAAAGCAGCGGCATCGCCCAGTGGCTCAAGCTCGCGCTGGCCGCCGATGTCACGGCTGGCGGCGCGGGTGTCGCGGCCGCGGTCCGGACCCGCTTGCCGGCCCAGGCTCTGTGGGATGTCTACCGGGCGGTGCTCGGACGCGAGCAGGTGCCGCCGCAGTCGCCCTTCGACAAGTCGCAGCTGCCCTGGTGGCTGATGCGCCTGCTGCCCGGTCTGCTGGCGCAGCCCGAGTTCGAGCCGCTGCGCCGCTTCCTGGACAGCGACGAGGACGGCCGCAAGAAATACCAGCTGGCGGTGCGCCTGGCGGACCTGCTGGACCAGTACCAGGTTTACCGGGCCGACTGGCTCGCCCGCTGGGCGCAAGGCGAGGACGTGCTGGCCCTCGCCGGCGATGAGCGCATTGCCCTGCCCGAGGCCATGCGCTGGCAGCCGCTGCTGTGGCGCGCCCTGCTGCAGGATGCGAAACAGGAGGGCAAGCTGGCGGCCAGCCGCGCCCAGGTGCACGAGGATTTCCTGCAGGCGGTGGGCCGCTGGCAAGGCCAGGCGCCCGCGGGCCTGCCGCGGCGGGTGACGGTGTTCGGCGTGTCTTCGCTGCCGGCGCAGACGCTGGAGGCGCTGGCGGCCGTGTCGCGCTGGAGCCAGGTGCTGCTGTGCGTGCACAACCCCTGCCGCCACGACTGGTCGCACATCGTGGCCGAGCGCGACGTGCAGCGCGCGCGGCGCCAGCAGCGGCGGCCGGGCCTGGCGCGGGCCGGTGACGATGCGCTGCACCTGGACACCCATCCCTTGCTCGCGGCCTGGGGCCGCCAGGGGCGCGACTTCGTCCGCCTGCTCGACGAGTACGACCGCCGCGACGCGTACGAGGCACAGTTCCAGGCGATCGACCAGCGCATCGACCTGTTCTCGTCCAATCCCGGCGACTCGCTGCTGCGCCAGCTGCAGGACGACATCCTGGAGCTGCGGCCGCTGGCGGAAACGCAGTCGCAATGGCCGCCGGTAGCGCCTCATGACAGTTCGATCGCCTTCCACATCGCCCATGGCCCGCAGCGCGAAGTGGAAGTGCTGCACGACCAGCTGCTCAAGGCCTTCAGCGAGGACCCGACGCTGCAGCCGCGCGATGTGATCGTGATGGTGCCCGACATCACGGACTATGCGGCGCACATCCAGGCGGTGTTCGGGCCGGTCGAGCCGGGCGACGCGCGCTACCTGCCGTTCTATATCGCCGACCAGGGACAGCGCCAGCGCGACCCGCTGCTGGGCGCGATCGAGCAGCTGCTGTCTTTGCCCGAATCGCGCCTGGGCGCCAGCAGCGTGCTGGACCTGCTGCACGTGCCCGCGCTGCGCGCGCGCTTCGGCATCGACGAAGACCAGCTGCCGCTGGTGCGGCAATGGGTGGACGGCGCCAACATCCGCTGGGGACTCCATGCTTCGCACCGCGGCGCGCTGGACTTGCCCGAGCGCATCGAGGGCAACAGCTGGGCCTTCGGGCTGCGCCGCATGCTGCTGGGCTATGCGGTGGGCGAGGGCGAGCACTGGAACGGCATCGAGCCGATGGTCGACGTCGGCGGGCTGGAAGCCGCGCTGCTCGGGCCGCTGGTGCGCCTGGCCGATGCGCTGGAGAAGCACTGGGGCGAATTGCGCGAGCCCGGCGCGCCGGAGCAGTGGGCGCAGCGCCTGCAGCAGTTGCTGGACGACTTCTTCGAGGCCGCGGACGGCACGGCCGATGGCCTGACCTTGCTGCGCGCGCGCGCCGCGCTGCAGGAGTGGCGCCAGGCCTGCGAGGACGCGCAGCTGTCCGAGCCGCTGACGCTGGCGGTGGTGCGCGACCACTGGCTGGGCCGGCTGGAGCCCCAGGGCCTGCGCCAGCCCTTCTTCGCGGGCGGCGTGACCTTCGCCTCGCTGATGCCGATGCGGGCCATACCCTTTCGCTGGGTGGCGCTGCTGGGCATGAACGATGGTGACTACCCGCGCAGCCGCCCGCCGATGGATTTCGACCTGATGGCGCGCGACCACCGGCCGGGCGACCGCTCGCGGCGCGAGGACGACCGCTACCTGTTCCTGGAGGCGCTGCTGTCCGCGCGCGACCACCTGCATCTGAGCTGGGTCGGCCGCAGCATCCAGGACAACGAGCTGCGGCCGGCGTCGGTGTTGGTGGCGCAGCTGCGCGACCACCTCGCTGCCGGCTGGCGCCTGCAGGGCGATCCGGGCCAGGACCTGCTTGCGGCCCTGACCGTGGAACACCGGCTGCAACCCTTTCATCCGGCCTATTTCGACGGCAGCTCGCCGCGCCTTTTCAGCTATGCCGGCGAATGGCGGCGCAGCCTCGCTGCGGGCGAGCTGCCGCCGGCCGCCCCCGGGGTCCTCGCGCCGCCGGCCAACGGGCGCGCCATCACCCTCAAGCAGCTCGGCGACTTCCTCAAGAATCCCGCGCGTGCCTTCCTGCGGCAGCGTCTTCGCATCCACTTCGGCGACGACGACCCGGTGACGCGCGACGAGGAGCCCTTCGACCTGGACGGGCTCGAGAACTGGCAATTGCAGGATGAACTGATTCGCGCCCAGAAGGCGGCGGTGGACACGGGTGGCGGACGCGAGGAGGCCCTGGCCGCGGCGCTGGCGCGCATCACGCGGCGCGGCGACCTGCCGCACGGCGCATTCGGCGCGCAGGTGCTGGCGCAGCTGGAGGAACCCATGCCCAAGCTGTTCGAGGCCTATGTCGAGCAGCTGCAGCGCTGGCCCCAGGTGCTGGCCGACGAACCGCTGGAGTGGTCGGCCGCGGGGGATGACCCGCTGCAGCTGCACGACTGGCTCACCGGCTTGCGCACCAATGAGGCCGGCGAGCGCTGCCGCCTGGTGCTGGCCAGCACCGGCATCGTGAGCGGCAGGAACCAGGCCTGGCGCCTGGAGCAGCTGCTGCCGCACTGGGCTGCGCACCTCGCGGGCCATCTCGGCGGCGCCGGCATGACCACGGTCATCCTGAGCAAGGCCGGGCAGGCGCTGCTGCCGCCCTTGCCGCCGGAGTCGGTGCAGGCCTGGTGGGCCGCGCTGCTGCAGGCCTGGGACGAGGGCATGCGCCGGCCGCTGCCCTTCGCGCCGCAGCCGGCGATGGCCTGGCTCAAGGCCGACGCAGCCGACGCGGCGCAGGAAGCGGAAAAGGCCCACGCCGAGGAACTGAAACGCGACCTCAGCTTCGCCCGCGCCTATCCCGATTTCGATGCGCTCTGGGATGAGGGCGCCTTCGTGACCTGGATCGACAGGCTGCTGCGGCCCCTGCGTGACCAGCTGCGGACGCCCGGCCCGCAGGGTGAAGGAGGCTCATGA